The window GGCTATGCACAAATTATGCACCGTGCGACAGACTTAAATCAATATCGCAAGGGTGTAGAAGTGATTGAACAAGCGGGTTCCCACTTACTGACGTTGATTAATGATATTCTCGATTTGGCTAAAATTGAAGCTAAAAAAATGGAACTTGCGCCCAAAGATTTTCATTTTCAATCTTTTTTACTGGGGGTGGCAGAAATAGCGCGAGTACGGGCAGAAAATAAAGGTGTTACCCTGAATTTTCAACCTTCCGATCATTTACCAAAGGGAGTAAAAGCCGATGAAAAACGTCTGCGACAAGTGTTACTAAACTTGTTGGGAAATGCGATTAAGTTTACTGAGCAGGGTCAAGTGATCTTTACCGTTACTACGGTTCAGGATTCAGGACAGAAATCAGTGAAAAATGAGAGTAAAACTTCACTCCAGTCTACTGTAAGAGTTTGCTTCACAATCCAAGATACAGGAGTAGGAATGACTCCTGAACAAGTCGAAAAAATATTTCTGCCCTTTGAACAAGTGGGTTCTCGATCTAAACAGTCAGAAGGGACGGGTCTAGGGTTAACTATTTCTAGTCAAATTGTGGCGATGATGGGGAGTAAAATTGAAGTGCAAAGCACTTTAGGAAAAGGAAGCACTTTTTGGTTTGAAGTCGATCTTCCTCTGTCTGAGGAATGGGTGAGCCGGGCAACTGTATCAAAACAAGGAAAGATTGTTGGCTATAGTGGAAAACGGCAAAAAATTCTGGTTGTTGACGATCGCCCGATCAACCGTACTGTTGTGATTGAAGTGTTACATCCATTAGGGTTTGTCATGGCAGAAGCAGAGAATGGAAGTGAAGGACTGAAGAAATTGATGGAATTTGAACCCGATTTTGTGGTTACGGATATTATGATGCCAGAAATGGATGGGTATGAGTTGGCGCGAAACATTCGGGAATCTTATTCTCAAAAGTTACCTATTTTAGCCGCTAGTGCAAGTGTATCCTTGGCCGATCAAAGTTTGGCGATCGCGGCTGGATGCAATGAGTTTATCGATAAACCGTTAGATATCGAGAAATTCTTGGCTTGTCTGCAAAAATACTTAAACTTGCAATGGATTTACGAGGAAGAAGAAAAGAATGTTACATCAGAACTCTCTCAGTCTCAGATGCTTTTCCCCCATGAAAGGGAGCTAAAACCTTTGTATGATGCGGTAAAAATTGGCGATATCGAGAGTGTAGAAGTCCAAGCACAGCAGTTAAAAGAGCAGGAAACCCAATATCAAGAATTTTGCGATCGCCTCCTAGAATTAGCTGCTGAGTTTGATGAGTCGGGAATGATGCAATTACTGGAGGCTCACAAGTCTTCGTGATGGTAATCTTTTTCGCTACATACGGGGGTTTAAGCTCGGAACTGTTCCATTAACCAAGCGGTAGTCGCTGACTGATTTTCTTGACGCGATCGCGCTAAGGCTTGCTCTAAAATTTCTAAGCGCAATCCCGGTAATACTTGCGACTCGCGGATGCGTCTGGAACTGTGATCGGGGGCGATCGCAAAAGCGATAATTTCCTGCTCTTGCACATTCACAATCCAATATTCGGGAATTCCTAACTCCTCATATTGCAATCGTTTCGCGCCCAAATCATCCCCTAGAGAGGTATCCGAGATTTCGATCGCTAAACTCGGCAAAGGATACACCTCTACATCAATCACCCTCGTTCCCCAAGGAATCGCATCCGCATTTTCCCCAATGTAATAGGACGCATCTGGCTGAAATTCAGACACTCCCGATCGGCGATAGGAACAATTATCATGGCCATTAATTGGGATACCTTGAAGAGTCGCAAATAAGCCAACGCTAAGAATAATTGTGGTATGGTCTTTAGAATGATCGGAGCCAGTAGACATGGGTTCAAATCTCATTCTTCCCTGATAGTAATAGCCTTTGAGCTGATCTGATTCTGGAGCATCAGCCTGTTTCACGAACTCTTCCCAGGGAGCAGAGAGCCAAGTATTTAACGGGATTTCTGTGGTTAATTGCAATAGAGTCGTCACGTCAGTAGCCATAGGAAATTGACTGCTGTGTTCAGTATAGCGCGATATCAGGCTACCAAGATATGGCAAAATTGAGAGAGATATCTAGGTAAGTAGAGTTAGGCTGGAGGTGTCATGAGGTGGCAGTCTAATCTTGAGATCTCGTTAGAGGCGATCGCTGATTTTTGTCAGCGTTGGCAAATTGTTGAATTATCAGTCTTTGGTTCTATCTTGCGCGATGATTTTAACTCCAACAGCGATATCGATTTCTTATTCACCCTCTCTCCAGATGCTCATTGGGGACTATTTAAACTATTGGAGATGCAGCAGGAACTAGAGAAATTAGTGTGCAGACCGGTGGATTTTGTGAGTAAAAGGGCGATAGAGCGTAGCGAAAATTGGCTGCGACGTGAAGAAATTTTAGGAAATGCAGAGATTATCTATGAAGTCCGATCGTCAAACATTACTTGATATTCTAAAAGCAGCTCGCTTTTTTCTGAGGTTAATTCAGGGTTTGAACAATACAGACATTAATGATAATCAGGATAAGTAATATCAAGTTAATTCCATATTCTCCCTGAGAATCTGGGCCGTTGCTGGAGCGAGTAAGACTCCATTACGATAATGGCCGGTGGCTAACCAGACTTGCTCGTAACCGGGAAGTTGACGAAGAATGGGAGCGGGTTGGTTGTGGGGACGGGGGCGTAAACCTGACCATTGCTGGGTAATATTTAAATGTTGGAGACTGGGACAAAAGGCGATCGCCGCTTCCATCACCCCCTTAAGCAACTGCTCATCTGCCATCACCTCACCTTCTTCGTCGGGAAATTCTACGGTAGCGCCCACCCAATAGCGACCTGCTTCTAACGGAACGAGATGCACATCACCAGAGGTAATCACGGGTTGAAACTTCGGATCGCCTAAAATTGCCCCTTCATAGGCGATCGCCTGGCCCAAAACCGCGCGAATATCTAGAGGACTCTGCAAATATTGGGCGAGAAATGGACTGCCCAAACCCGCAGCAATAATCACGCGATCGCCTTGCCATTGCTGAGATGCAGTTTGTACCCGATACCTCCCATCCTCCGCCACCAGGTTCACCACTTCTTCCCCAAACTCAAACTGCACCCCCCGCATTTGAGCCGCCTGAATCAAACATTCGGTTAAAATTTGGGGATGAACCTGGCGATCTTGGGGAGAATACACCGCTCCCAGACACCCCTCAACCGCCAAATGGGGACACCGTTCTTGTAGGGTTTCTCGACTCCATAATTGCAGATCCCATCCTTGTTTTTGGCGAGTTTCGGCTAATTTCTGTTTTTGCTGCCACTGTTTTTCATCGCTACAGAGCATCAAAATCCCTTGGCGGTTATAGGGAATTTCCCGCTCACAGAGGGCTTCTAGTTCGGGGATTAAGGTATCATAGCGGCGAATACTGGTCTGTCGCATTTGCCAGGCTCTACCCTTAGTTTTCTGGCTAATGCATCCCATCAGCACTCCCAAGGCGGAGCTAGTACAGCCTTGCACTCCAGGGGTGCGATCGATGACGGTAATTTCAACTTCTGCAACAGAGGAGAGTTCGTAGGCGATCGTTGCCCCAATTACACCCGCTCCAATAATCAAAATTTGCGTCATATCAAGTTCGCTTAAATACCCTAATTAAAAATCCAGGGAGCGAGACGCTCCCACTCCAGTCATATCAAAGAATTCGAGGAGTGCGGGCATCTTGCCCGCTTCTTAACAAATTAACCGGACTTGATATCATATCAAATCCAGCTAAACAGTTGTCATTGCGATCGCAGAGAAGCAATCCCTGAGATTTGGATATTGTAGAGATTGCTTCATTCCGCTTCACTCTATAGCTAGTCTAAATGAGTTGTACAACGGGAATGCCCTCTCCCTTTCATGTCCGCAGGAAAATCCCTCTCCCAACGGATTCTTGACTTTTTCCCCCTTCTCCTGCGGGAGAAGGGGGTAGGGGGATGAGGGGCAGCTATTACATAACTCAATTTAGGTTTACTATATTCGCAATGACTTAATTAGGGTTGATTAACCAGACATGATATCATAATAATACTTGGGGAGTTATGCCATCATAAATTAAGTGACTTTATTAAAGCTGCATTAACCTGTTCAATTAATTCTGGTGATAAGCTACCTAACTTTCTTTGAAAAACAGCTTCATTTACTGTGGCGATTTTATCGGATCTAATTAATGAAGTCTTCTTGAGTCCAGTTGGATCAAAGCTTTTATCTTCGTCAGAAACTAATACCCACGTTTCTGGTAAGTCACCATCAGGCGTTTTTGAGAAGATTCCTAAAATAATAGCTTCTTGCCGGTGAATAGCAACGACTAATGCCGGTCTGAGCTTATAACTAGCGAGATTACTAAAAGGAAAAGCCACTAACCAGATTTCATGAATTTTAGGATTCATAAATCTCTTCCTCTGGATCGTTCCATTCTGGGAAACCGGTTTCAGCCAGTTGCATGAATTCTTTAGCTTCCAGAGCTTCTCTAATTTCCTCAATCAGTTGATTAATTTCTTCTACCGGTAA is drawn from Roseofilum capinflatum BLCC-M114 and contains these coding sequences:
- a CDS encoding Uma2 family endonuclease codes for the protein MATDVTTLLQLTTEIPLNTWLSAPWEEFVKQADAPESDQLKGYYYQGRMRFEPMSTGSDHSKDHTTIILSVGLFATLQGIPINGHDNCSYRRSGVSEFQPDASYYIGENADAIPWGTRVIDVEVYPLPSLAIEISDTSLGDDLGAKRLQYEELGIPEYWIVNVQEQEIIAFAIAPDHSSRRIRESQVLPGLRLEILEQALARSRQENQSATTAWLMEQFRA
- a CDS encoding nucleotidyltransferase family protein, with the translated sequence MRWQSNLEISLEAIADFCQRWQIVELSVFGSILRDDFNSNSDIDFLFTLSPDAHWGLFKLLEMQQELEKLVCRPVDFVSKRAIERSENWLRREEILGNAEIIYEVRSSNIT
- a CDS encoding NAD(P)/FAD-dependent oxidoreductase; the protein is MTQILIIGAGVIGATIAYELSSVAEVEITVIDRTPGVQGCTSSALGVLMGCISQKTKGRAWQMRQTSIRRYDTLIPELEALCEREIPYNRQGILMLCSDEKQWQQKQKLAETRQKQGWDLQLWSRETLQERCPHLAVEGCLGAVYSPQDRQVHPQILTECLIQAAQMRGVQFEFGEEVVNLVAEDGRYRVQTASQQWQGDRVIIAAGLGSPFLAQYLQSPLDIRAVLGQAIAYEGAILGDPKFQPVITSGDVHLVPLEAGRYWVGATVEFPDEEGEVMADEQLLKGVMEAAIAFCPSLQHLNITQQWSGLRPRPHNQPAPILRQLPGYEQVWLATGHYRNGVLLAPATAQILRENMELT
- a CDS encoding type II toxin-antitoxin system PemK/MazF family toxin, producing the protein MNPKIHEIWLVAFPFSNLASYKLRPALVVAIHRQEAIILGIFSKTPDGDLPETWVLVSDEDKSFDPTGLKKTSLIRSDKIATVNEAVFQRKLGSLSPELIEQVNAALIKSLNL